Part of the Pseudarthrobacter sp. L1SW genome, TGCCAGCAGCGCGCCGACGTCGTTCCCGTCCACCCGCTGCGTGTACCAGCCGAACGATTCCCACTTCTCGGTCACCGGCTCGGTGCGCAGCACCGTTTCCGTCTTCCCGTCCGCCTGGAGGGCGTTGATGTCCACCATGGCGGTGAGGTTGCCCAGCTGGTGGTGGTGTGCACCCATGGCGGACTCCCACGTGGAGCCTTCGTCCAGTTCGCCGTCGGACAGGAAGTTGAACACCCGGGCGTCCGAGCCCTGGTAGCGCAGGCCCAGGGCCATGCCCACTGCGATGGTGAGTCCGTGGCCCAAGGAGCCGCCGGAGATTTCCATGCCCGGCGTGTAGGTGGACATTCCGGACATCGGCAGCCGGGAATCGTCCGAGCCGTAGGTCTCCAGCTCCTCGACCGGGACAATTCCGGCCTCTGCGAGGGCCGCGTAGTGGCCGATCGCGTAGTGGCCGGTGGACAGCAGGAACCTGTCCCTGGGCTCCCAGTGCGGATCCTCAGCCCGGAAGCGGAGCTGGTCAGCGTACACCGTGGCCAGCATGTCCGCGGCTCCCAGGGCCTGGCCCACATAGCCCTGGCCCTGGACCTCGCCCATGTTGAGGGCGTGGTGCCGGATGCGGTAGGCCGCGGCGCTGACCCGCGCCAACCGGTCATGGACTATATCTGCGGACATTACTGGCTCCGTGGTCGATTCGTGGGTGATGGTCATTAGACGGTCACCGAATGCGGGGTGCTTTTGGTGGCTTCCTCAGCCAGCTGGCGTTCGCGCTTGCCCCAGGTCTCCCTGGTGACGAGGGCAGCCCAGAGGCCGATCGCTGCGTAGAAGCTGAAGAGGAGCGCGGGGCCCATCCAGCCGAGGGCTACGAACAGCAGGGTGGTCACGAAGGGCGTGAAGCCGGAGACCATAGCGGAGATCTGGTAGGCCAGGGAGGCCCCGGAGGATCGGGTCTTGGCCTGGAACAGCTCCGGGAACCACGGTCCCTGGGCGCCGGCAAGCGAGTTCTGGCAGACGGCGTAGGAGATGACGATCGTGGCAATGACGAAGATGAACAGTCCGGTGTTCACCATCAGGAACATGGGGATGCCGAACAGGGCAGCGAAGGCGCAGGACCAGATGTACAGGGGCCGGCGTCCGATGCGGTCCGTAAGGCGGGCCCAGGCCATGGTGGCGAAGATACCGATTGCCGATGCGATGCAGAGGGCCACGAGGGTTTCGGTCTTGTTTGCGAGCTGCTGGGTGTGCAGGTAGGAAATCATGTAGGTGACGGACACCGCGTAGCCTGCAGTCTCGGCGATGCGCAGGCCGATGCCGCGGACAATGTTCCGCCAGTCGGTCTTGATGACCTCCGTGATGGGCGACTTAACGATGGAGCCGCTCTCCTTGACCTCGTCGAAGACGGGGGACTCCGGGACCTTGGAGCGGATGATCAGGCCGACGGCGACGAGCACGATGCTTGCAAGGAACGGGACACGCCACGCCAGTTCACCGCCGAGGTTCACGCTGACCAGGAAGACGAGGTTGGCCAGGAGGAGGCCCACCGGGAAGCCGGCCTGGACGATGCCGGTGTACTTGCCCTTGGACTTCCAGGGTGCGTGCTCGTAGCTCATGAGGATGGCGCCGCCCCATTCGGCGCCGAAGGCGAGGCCCTGGACGATGCGTACAAACACCAGCAGCGCCGGTGCCAGCAGGCCAACCTGTTCGTAGGTGGGCAGCAGGCCTATGAGGAACGTGGCCACACCCATGAGGATCAGGGAGGCAACCAGAACGGGCTTGCGGCCCACCTTGTCACCCAGATGGCCGCCGATGATGCCGCCGATGGGGCGTGCCGCGAAGCCGACGCCGAGGGTGGCGAAGGCTGCAAGCGTTCCTGTGACGGGATCGCCGGTGGGGAAGAAGGCTGTTCCGAAGTAGAGGGCCGCAGCGGTGCCGAAGCCGATGAAGTCGTAGGTCTCAATAACGGCGCCGACGCCGGAGCCGATGGCGACGCGCTTGGCATCCTTGGTGCCGTGCACGTGGCCACGCATTTTTAGAGCTTCGTTGCTCATGGAGTTTCCCTTTCGAAAAGCGGTCCGAGGGGATCCGGCCGCTGTCGACTGTTAACAAATGATATCCCCAGTGTGACGCGCCTCATGCTGACTGTCAACAGTCAATGTTGGAAGTTGACTGTTGACAATAAAAGGGCTTACGGTGATTCACGTCACCACCCGCCCATCCAGAGGAACGACGATGTTCAACTCCCGACTCGGCTGCTCATCCATCAGCTTCAGGCACCAGGCCCTGCCTGCTGCCCTGAAAACGATCGGCGGCCTGGGCTTCGAAGAGATCGATCTCGGCGCCCTCCCCGGCGTCTGCGACCATGTCCCGTACAACCTGGATGCAGCCGCCGTCGGCGCGATAACAGCCGAGGTTGGTGCCTCCGGACTGCGGGTCCGTTCCGTCAACGGGGACATCGGCGACCTCAACGCAGTGCTCGACGCCGGGCAGCAGGCCGGGCGCGAACGGCACCTGGAGGCGTTGCTGACCCTCACTCGGGATACCGGCGCGAAGGCGCTCGTCCTCCCGTGCGGTGCACTCAGCCACGAACCGGTTCGGAACCTCGACGGGGACCTGGACCTTATTGCCGCCCAGCTCACCTCCGCCGGGCAGCGCGCGGCGGAGTTCGGCGTCGAACTTTGGACGGAGTCCCTGCACTTCCTGCGGTTCTGCTGGAACCTCGACCGCGCGGAACTGCTGGCACAGCGCCTGGCGGGCACCGGCGTCGGAATCGTCATGGACTTCAGCCATATCGTCGCCGCCGGCGAGGACCCGCTGGAGTACCTCCGGCGCCACGAGGGCCGGATTTCCCACGTCCATCTCCGGGACGCCGTGCCGGGGAACATCAACCTCAGCATCGGCAACGGGCATGCCGACTTTGCCGCAGGCCTGAAGCGGCTCGCCGCGGATGGCTACCAGGGGCACTTCTCCCTTGAACTGGAGACCCGCGACGTCACCCATGACGAGCGTCCCGCTGCTGCCGCCAAAGCCGGCAGCTTCATCACAGACCTGATCTGACCATCGACTGTTCCGTATCTGCCGTTTTGAACGTCCAGAACGACAGCTGCGGAGCAATCGATCCACCGAAACAGAACCCAAGGAGCACATCATGACCACCATCCAGCGCACCGCCGTCCTCACCGGGGCAACCTCGGACCGGGGCATCGGCATCACCACCGCACGCCGCTACGCCAACCAGGGCTGGGCCGTGGTGATCCTGGACCTCGACGGCGAGAAGTCCGCCAAGGTCGCGGCCGAAATCGGCAACGAATTCAACGTCCCCGCCTTCGGCCACGAGATCGACGTCGCCAACGAAGCCTCCGTCACCGCCGCCCAGGCCGCCGTCGCCGCCGAAGTTGCAGCCGGCAACCTGCCGCCGGTGGGCGCCCTCGCCAACATCGCGGGCATCACCTCCCCGGTCCCGTTCCTGGAGACCACCCTTGAGCTCTGGCACAAGGTCATGGACGTCAATGCCACCGGCACCTACCTGGTGACCAAGGCATTCCTGCCGGACATGATCGCGAACGGCTGGGGCCGCATCGTTAACATGTCCTCGGTCTCCGCCCAGCGCGGCGGCGGCGTGTTCGGCAAGGTCCCCTACTCCGCAGCCAAGGCCGCCATCCTGGGCTTCACCAAGGCACTGGCCCGTGAGCTCGGCACCACCGGTGTGACCGTCAACGCCATCACCCCCGGCGCCGTGGACACCAACATCCGCGTGGGAAGCACCGAGGAGCAGGAAGCCGCCATCAACGCCGGCATCCCGCTGGGCCGCAACGCCACCACCGAGGAAGTTGCCGCGGTGATCACGTTCCTCTCCTCAGAAGACTCCGCCTACCTCACCGGCACCACCATCGACATCAACGGCGGCAGCCACATCCACTAAAGCGGCCGCATCTTTCGGAAGTCCCTCAGGTCCGCCCAGAAACACACGGCAGAGAGCTCATCATGACGAAAATCTTCAACAACCCTTCGGAATTTGCCGAGGAGGCCCTGGCGGGGTTCTGCGACGTCCACGCGGACCTGGTCCGCCAGGTCCCCGGCGGCGCCGTGCGGCGCTTCCGGCCCCCGCAGCCCAAGGTCGCCGTCCTGGCGGGCGGCGGGTCTGGACACTACCCGGCCTTCGCCGGCCTCATCGGACCTGGATTTGCCGACGGCGCAGTGGTGGGCAACATCTTCACGTCCCCTTCGGCGCAGCAGGCCTACGCCGTGGCCAAGGCAGCAGAGTCCGGCGCCGGCGTCGTCCTCACCTACGGGAACTACGCCGGCGACGTCATGAACTTCGGCATGGCCAGCGAGCGCCTGGCTGCGGAGGGCATTGCCGTGGAGAACGTCCTGGTCACTGACGACGTCGCCAGCGCCCCGCCGTCGGAATCCGCCAAGCGCCGGGGCATCGCCGGTGACTTCACCGTCTTCAAGGTCATGGGTGCCGCAGCCGAGGCCGGCGCAGACCTCGCCGAGGTGGTCCGCCTGGGCCGGAAGGCCAATGACCGGACCCGCACCATCGGCAGCGCGTTCTCCGGCTGCACCTTCCCTGGCGCGGAATCGCCGTTGTTCTCCCTGCCCGACGGGCAGATGGGGCTGGGCCTGGGCATCCACGGCGAGCCCGGACTGTTCGACACCGCCTTGCCGTCCGCAAAGGAGCTGGGCCGCGAGCTGGTGACCCGCCTCCTGGCAGAAACTCCGCCCAATGCCGGCGAACGGATAGCAGTCATCCTCAACGGACTCGGATCCACCAAGCACGAGGAGCTCTTCGTTCTCTGGGGCACCGTGGCGCCGCTGCTCCGCGCCGCCGGATATACCCTGGTGGCGCCCGAAGTCGGGGAACTCGTCACCAGCCTGGACATGGCCGGGGTGTCGCTCACCGTCACCTGGCTGGACGGGGAATTGGAACCGCTGTGGCTCGCCCCCGCCGAAACGCCCGCCTACCGCCGCGGGAACGCGGTCCGGGAGTCAGGCGCCGCCGCCGTTGAAGGAACGTCCGACGACGACCCAAGCGCTGCCCCGTTCGTTGCCGCCGAGGCCTCCCGCCAGTACGCCACCGCGTGCCTTGCCGCGCTGCAAGCGACGCAAGCCCTGCTGCACGACGCCGAGGAGCGGCTCGGCAGGATGGACGCCATCGCCGGAGACGGCGACCACGGGCGCGGCATGGTGCGAGGGATCGACGCCGCCGCCGCGGCTGCGTCCGCTGCCCTGAACCAAGGGGCCGGAGCAGGCGATGTGCTGGCAGCTGCCGGAGATGCCTGGGCCGACAAGGCGGGCGGGACATCCGGCGTCCTGTGGGGAGCCGGACTGCGGGCCTTCGGCGAATCTGTTGGAAACAGTTCGGCCCCGGAACCCGGGCAGCTCGCAGCGGCGGTCAGGGCATTCGCTGACCGGATCGTGCAGCTGGGGAAGGCAGAGACCGGCGACAAGACCATGGTGGACGCGTTGCTGCCGTTCGCTTCCTCCTTTGCCGCCCTGGTGGCGGCAGGAGTGGAACCGGACCGGGCATGGGAGGACGCTGCCCGCGACGCGACGGCAGCCGCCGAAGCAACGGCCGGCCTCCTGCCGCTCAAGGGCCGGGCCCGCCCGCTGGCCGAAAAGAGCCTGGGCACACCGGACCCGGGCGCGACGTCGCTGGCCATGATCTTCACCGTCATGGGTCCGCACCTCACCGCAACCGCCAGCGAAGCTGTTGGAGCGCGGCAATGAACACTGAAGGGCAGCCCACGGGACTGAGGCTCATTGTAGGCGCGGACGAGGCGGGAGTGGACTACAAGGACAAGGTCCTTCAGGACCTCCGGCAGGATCCCCGGGTCAGCGAAGTGATCGACATTGGCGTCAACCGGTGCGATGCTCCCGACGACTTCACCAGGCCATACCCCTATGTGGGAATCGCGGCGGGCGAAATGATCAGGGACGGCGCCGCTGACCGGGCCATCCTCTTCTGCGGCACCGGAATCGGGGTGGCCATCGCTGCGAACAAGGTGGAGGGAATCCGGGCCACCACCGCCCATGATTCTTTTTCCGTGGAACGCTCAGTCCTGTCCAACGACTGCCAGGTCCTCACCATGGGCCAGCGCGTGGTGGGCATTGAACTCGCCCGCCGGCTGGCCAAGGAGTGGATCGGTTACACCTTTGACCCGGCCTCCGCGTCCGCTGGCAAGGTCAAGGTCCTTACGGACTTCGAGGGCTGCTAAGCCCGGCCCGCTGCGGGAAACAGGTCACGATGCTGATCCGCGCAACATTGGACAGTAAAGTTTAGAGGGCCCGTACCGGCGGGCAACTCTAGGGCAGGAGCCAAGGATGGGCCGCAGGACACTCGTTGACGACCTCGTCGACGGCCTGCTCGACGACATCCTCTCCGGCAAGCTGAAACCGCACGACGCCATCCCGCCCGAGGCCGACATCGCCAAGGCCTATGACGTCAGCAGGCTCACGGTCCGCGAGGCGCTCAAAGCGCTAAGGGCGCAGAACATCCTGTACGTCAAGGCAGGGCGCGGAACATTCGTGAACCCGACAGACAACTGGACGGGGCTGGACGCGATCTTCAAGGCCGCCTCGCATGGAAACGCTGCGGACCAGGTTTCAGTGGGGCTGATCGAGATGCGGCGCATGGTGGAAACCGGTGCGGCGTCCCTGGCCGCCAAGCGGCATACCCCCGAGCATGCCCGGCAGATGGAGCAGTGCATCGCGGACATGAAGCGCTTCCACGAGGCGCGGGACCTGGACCGTTTTGTGGAAGCCGACATCGCATTCCACGACGTGGTGCTCAGGGCCTCGGGCAATCCCTTCGTCCGGGCACTCTTCGCGCAGTTGGGGCAGCTGCTCTACATGACCCGGCGGGAAACCTCGGCTGTACCCGAGATCCAGCTCCACGCCATCGAGTACCACCAGAAGGTCATGGAGAGCATCGTCAGCGGCGACGCCGAGCTTTCCCGGCGGGTCATGGATGACCATATGGAACAGACGTACCGCGACTACGAGCGCTACGTCCAGCACCCTGAATCCCAGGGCTAGAGCTGCACGTGACCGTTGGCACCCCGAGCGCCACATCACCGGTTTGCGGTGCCCTTCTCCGCGGGGCTTGACGTAATCCGGATCACCCTTCTATGATCTTTCTCATGTTGCTTCGTCAGATGTCAGACATCTGATCCAAATTGCAAGCAGACGGAAAATCCCCACTTCCCCTCGGACGCGCCGCCCCCAATGCGCCGCGTCCGCCAGATAGAAGGTCGACGATGACTTCACTCTCCATGCCGTCCGCAGGACTGGGCGAACTCGGCGAGCGCACGCTCCGCAAGGTCCGCCGCCGCGTCATGCCGCTGATTGTCCTGCTTTACTTCATTGCCTACCTTGACCGCAATAACGTGGGCTTCGCCAAGCTCACCATGAGCGAGGACATCGGCCTCAGCGCCGCCGCCTACGGGCTTGGCGCCGGCATCTTCTTCCTGGGCTACGCCCTGCTTGAAGTTCCCAGCAACGCCGGAATGTACCGCTTCGGCGCCCGCAAGTGGCTTGCCCGGATCCTCATCACCTGGGGCATCTTCGCCACCGCCATGGCGCTGGTCAACGGCGAAAGCACCTACTACATCATCCGCTTCCTGCTGGGTGCTGCCGAGGCCGGGTTCTTCCCCGCGATCCTCTTCTACCTGACGCTGTGGTTCCCCGCCGCGCAGCGCGTCACCGTCCTGGGCATCTTCATCCTGGCCCAGCCCATTTCCAACGCCCTGGGCGCACCGGTCTCCGGACTCCTGCTGCAGATGGACGGCATCATGGGACTGCAGGGCTGGCAGTGGCTCTACATCATCGAGGGCATCCCCGCCATCCTGCTTGGCCTGCTGACTCCGATGCTGATGACGGACCGTCCCCGTGACGCCAAGTGGCTCAACACTGAAGAACGCGAATGGCTCGCCACCACCATGGAAGCCGAACTTGCTGCCAAGTCCAAGGTCGGGAGCCACAACTTCCTGGCCGGCCTCAAGGACAAGCGCACCCTCACCTACTCGGCCCTGTACTTCGGCCTGGTTTGCGGCATCTACGGACTGGGCCTCTGGATGCCCACCATTGTGGCCGCCCTTGGCAAGTTCTCCACCGCCGAGGTGGGCTTCATCGTCCTCATTCCGTACTCCATCGCCGCGGTCTTTGTCTACTTCTGGAGCAGGCGGGCGGACCGCACGGGCAAGCGCGCCTGGCACACCTCCGTCAGCATGGTTCTGGCCGGCATGGGCCTCCTGGCAGCGGGCTACCTGCTCCCGGTCAACCCCATCCTTGCCCTGATCGCACTGACCGCTTCCGCGATGGGCATCTACGGCGCCATTGCACCGTTCCTGTCCATGCCGTCCGCCGCACTCACCGGTGCAGCCGCTGCTTCCGGACTGGCCCTGGTCAACTCCCTCGGCAACCTCGGCGGCTTTGTGGCCCCGTACGCCGTGGGCCTGCTCAAGGACGCCACCGGCAACAACCAGAGCGGCCTGCTGTTCCTGTCCTTCTGCCTGTGCGTCACGGCAGTGGCCACGTACTTCTACGCCCGGAAACGGCCTGAGGGCGACGCCGCCCTGGACCCTGCAGTTGCCGCTGCGGCAGCGGTCAACGCAGCCAAAGTCTCCTGAACCGAACCCCTGACGAAAGATATACCTGTGACAACCACCGCATTTCCCGCTGAACGTACCGTCGTCCTGACCGGGGCCGCGTCTGCCCGCGGCATCGGCCGCGCCACCGCGGACCTGATGGCCAGCGAGGGCTGGTCCATCGCAATCCTTGACATCAACGCCGAAGACGCCAAAGCCGCGGCCGCGGAGATCGGCTCCAACCGTGCAGTGAAGGCAATCGGAGTGGGCGCGGACGTGTCCGACGCCGCTTCCGTGGACAGGGCCATCAGCGAAATCGAAGACTCGCTGCCGCCCATCGTTGCCCTCGCCAACCTTGCCGGCATCAGCTCGCCCACCCCCTTCATGGACACCACCGTGGAGGAGTGGGACAAGGTATTCGCCATCAACATGCGCGGCACCTTCATCGTGTCCCAGCGCGTGCTCAAGGGCATGATTGAGCGCAAGCTCGGACGCATCGTGAGCATTTCCTCGATTTCCGCGCAGCGTGGCGGCGGCACCTACTCCAAGGTGGCGTACAGCGCCTCGAAGGCTGGAATCATCGGGTTCACCAGGGCCCTTGCCCGTGAGGTGGGGGAGTTCGGCGTGACCGTCAACGCCATCGCACCGGGTCCCATTGACACTGACATCATGGGCGGCACCCTCTCTGAGGAACGCAAGGCCCAGATGTCCGAGGGCATCATGATGGGGCGCGTGGGTACCCGCGAGGAAGTGGCCGCACTTATTTCCTTCCTGCTCGGGAAGGACGCCGGCTACATCACGGCAGCCACCTACGACATCAACGGCGGCCTGCAGGTCAGCTGACCGCACAGCCATGATTCACGGCAGTAGCGCCCCGGCGGGTTTCGTCCGGGGCGCTGCTGCTGTTTGTCGTACAGGGACCGTGCAGGGCCATCCCCGGGGGTGTGCTTCCCGGGTGCCTGTTCCTACACTGGGGTGATGATCACAGTCACCGGAAGTGTGGAAACCAAATTGTCCGCAGAGAAGGCCTTTGCCTTCCTGAGCGCGTTCGAGAACACCAGCGAGTGGGATCCCAACACCCCGGTGATGGAGAAACTGACGCCCGGTCCGGTGGCGGTGGGGCACCGCTACCATGCTGAGTCCGAGTTCCGCGGCAAGCGGCAGTCACTGGAGTACGAGGTCATCGAGCTGACGGAGAACCACATCAAGCTCCGCGGCGAGAACAAGTCCGTCACCGCCTTCGACTCGATCGACGTGAGCCCCGCCGCCCAGGGGTCGGTAGTGAAATATACCGCCGAGTTCAGCATCAAGGGGCCGGCCAAAATCGTCCAGCCGCTCCTGAAGCCGGCCTTTATGTCCCTGCGGGACCCCGCGCTGAACGGGATCCGGGACACCCTCAACTCCCTGGCCGCCGCATAGGCTCCCAACGTACCTGGTCACCGTCGGACGCGTGCCAGGAGGCGGCGGGCAGAAGCGCCGGGGCCCCGACGGCGGCTGGGCGTCGGGAATCCCCATAAAGCGGTGGACCGTGGGTCCTTCCGCCGTCACCGTGCTGCCGCGAACAGCCCCCGTGCGCGGGCTGGCGTTTGTCATGGAGCACACATTATGACCGCCTCGCAGGTAGGCTGGCATGTACCGTTCGGCAGTGAGCGGCCAAGGCGTTCATTTAATGGACGACGTGGCCTACGTGCTGTTCGGGAGGGGAAAGTGGTGGCTCACGCCGAAGCCGCGAATGACGATGTCTTCGCCGACGTCGCGCTGCATCTTCAGGACCTGGTGCTGGACAGCGCCAATATTGACGAGTTCCTTCGGGACCTGGCCAGCTATTCGGCGCGACGGCTGAGCAGCGGGGACCGGGAAATTCTCTGCGGCGTTGCTGTCGAGAGGCAGAAGAAGGCCACCGCCATCGCTGGCAG contains:
- a CDS encoding sugar phosphate isomerase/epimerase yields the protein MFNSRLGCSSISFRHQALPAALKTIGGLGFEEIDLGALPGVCDHVPYNLDAAAVGAITAEVGASGLRVRSVNGDIGDLNAVLDAGQQAGRERHLEALLTLTRDTGAKALVLPCGALSHEPVRNLDGDLDLIAAQLTSAGQRAAEFGVELWTESLHFLRFCWNLDRAELLAQRLAGTGVGIVMDFSHIVAAGEDPLEYLRRHEGRISHVHLRDAVPGNINLSIGNGHADFAAGLKRLAADGYQGHFSLELETRDVTHDERPAAAAKAGSFITDLI
- a CDS encoding SDR family NAD(P)-dependent oxidoreductase; its protein translation is MTTIQRTAVLTGATSDRGIGITTARRYANQGWAVVILDLDGEKSAKVAAEIGNEFNVPAFGHEIDVANEASVTAAQAAVAAEVAAGNLPPVGALANIAGITSPVPFLETTLELWHKVMDVNATGTYLVTKAFLPDMIANGWGRIVNMSSVSAQRGGGVFGKVPYSAAKAAILGFTKALARELGTTGVTVNAITPGAVDTNIRVGSTEEQEAAINAGIPLGRNATTEEVAAVITFLSSEDSAYLTGTTIDINGGSHIH
- a CDS encoding MFS transporter, translating into MTSLSMPSAGLGELGERTLRKVRRRVMPLIVLLYFIAYLDRNNVGFAKLTMSEDIGLSAAAYGLGAGIFFLGYALLEVPSNAGMYRFGARKWLARILITWGIFATAMALVNGESTYYIIRFLLGAAEAGFFPAILFYLTLWFPAAQRVTVLGIFILAQPISNALGAPVSGLLLQMDGIMGLQGWQWLYIIEGIPAILLGLLTPMLMTDRPRDAKWLNTEEREWLATTMEAELAAKSKVGSHNFLAGLKDKRTLTYSALYFGLVCGIYGLGLWMPTIVAALGKFSTAEVGFIVLIPYSIAAVFVYFWSRRADRTGKRAWHTSVSMVLAGMGLLAAGYLLPVNPILALIALTASAMGIYGAIAPFLSMPSAALTGAAAASGLALVNSLGNLGGFVAPYAVGLLKDATGNNQSGLLFLSFCLCVTAVATYFYARKRPEGDAALDPAVAAAAAVNAAKVS
- a CDS encoding transketolase codes for the protein MSADIVHDRLARVSAAAYRIRHHALNMGEVQGQGYVGQALGAADMLATVYADQLRFRAEDPHWEPRDRFLLSTGHYAIGHYAALAEAGIVPVEELETYGSDDSRLPMSGMSTYTPGMEISGGSLGHGLTIAVGMALGLRYQGSDARVFNFLSDGELDEGSTWESAMGAHHHQLGNLTAMVDINALQADGKTETVLRTEPVTEKWESFGWYTQRVDGNDVGALLAAFDNAAAQAAAVGRPSVILCDTKVGRGVPLLEEREKAHFMRIDEHEWQVCREQLTAGYEAAEGDTK
- a CDS encoding FadR/GntR family transcriptional regulator, which encodes MGRRTLVDDLVDGLLDDILSGKLKPHDAIPPEADIAKAYDVSRLTVREALKALRAQNILYVKAGRGTFVNPTDNWTGLDAIFKAASHGNAADQVSVGLIEMRRMVETGAASLAAKRHTPEHARQMEQCIADMKRFHEARDLDRFVEADIAFHDVVLRASGNPFVRALFAQLGQLLYMTRRETSAVPEIQLHAIEYHQKVMESIVSGDAELSRRVMDDHMEQTYRDYERYVQHPESQG
- a CDS encoding MFS transporter, producing MSNEALKMRGHVHGTKDAKRVAIGSGVGAVIETYDFIGFGTAAALYFGTAFFPTGDPVTGTLAAFATLGVGFAARPIGGIIGGHLGDKVGRKPVLVASLILMGVATFLIGLLPTYEQVGLLAPALLVFVRIVQGLAFGAEWGGAILMSYEHAPWKSKGKYTGIVQAGFPVGLLLANLVFLVSVNLGGELAWRVPFLASIVLVAVGLIIRSKVPESPVFDEVKESGSIVKSPITEVIKTDWRNIVRGIGLRIAETAGYAVSVTYMISYLHTQQLANKTETLVALCIASAIGIFATMAWARLTDRIGRRPLYIWSCAFAALFGIPMFLMVNTGLFIFVIATIVISYAVCQNSLAGAQGPWFPELFQAKTRSSGASLAYQISAMVSGFTPFVTTLLFVALGWMGPALLFSFYAAIGLWAALVTRETWGKRERQLAEEATKSTPHSVTV
- a CDS encoding SDR family NAD(P)-dependent oxidoreductase, coding for MTTTAFPAERTVVLTGAASARGIGRATADLMASEGWSIAILDINAEDAKAAAAEIGSNRAVKAIGVGADVSDAASVDRAISEIEDSLPPIVALANLAGISSPTPFMDTTVEEWDKVFAINMRGTFIVSQRVLKGMIERKLGRIVSISSISAQRGGGTYSKVAYSASKAGIIGFTRALAREVGEFGVTVNAIAPGPIDTDIMGGTLSEERKAQMSEGIMMGRVGTREEVAALISFLLGKDAGYITAATYDINGGLQVS
- a CDS encoding SRPBCC family protein, with the protein product MITVTGSVETKLSAEKAFAFLSAFENTSEWDPNTPVMEKLTPGPVAVGHRYHAESEFRGKRQSLEYEVIELTENHIKLRGENKSVTAFDSIDVSPAAQGSVVKYTAEFSIKGPAKIVQPLLKPAFMSLRDPALNGIRDTLNSLAAA
- a CDS encoding dihydroxyacetone kinase family protein, coding for MTKIFNNPSEFAEEALAGFCDVHADLVRQVPGGAVRRFRPPQPKVAVLAGGGSGHYPAFAGLIGPGFADGAVVGNIFTSPSAQQAYAVAKAAESGAGVVLTYGNYAGDVMNFGMASERLAAEGIAVENVLVTDDVASAPPSESAKRRGIAGDFTVFKVMGAAAEAGADLAEVVRLGRKANDRTRTIGSAFSGCTFPGAESPLFSLPDGQMGLGLGIHGEPGLFDTALPSAKELGRELVTRLLAETPPNAGERIAVILNGLGSTKHEELFVLWGTVAPLLRAAGYTLVAPEVGELVTSLDMAGVSLTVTWLDGELEPLWLAPAETPAYRRGNAVRESGAAAVEGTSDDDPSAAPFVAAEASRQYATACLAALQATQALLHDAEERLGRMDAIAGDGDHGRGMVRGIDAAAAAASAALNQGAGAGDVLAAAGDAWADKAGGTSGVLWGAGLRAFGESVGNSSAPEPGQLAAAVRAFADRIVQLGKAETGDKTMVDALLPFASSFAALVAAGVEPDRAWEDAARDATAAAEATAGLLPLKGRARPLAEKSLGTPDPGATSLAMIFTVMGPHLTATASEAVGARQ
- a CDS encoding ribose-5-phosphate isomerase, giving the protein MNTEGQPTGLRLIVGADEAGVDYKDKVLQDLRQDPRVSEVIDIGVNRCDAPDDFTRPYPYVGIAAGEMIRDGAADRAILFCGTGIGVAIAANKVEGIRATTAHDSFSVERSVLSNDCQVLTMGQRVVGIELARRLAKEWIGYTFDPASASAGKVKVLTDFEGC